One Frankia alni ACN14a DNA window includes the following coding sequences:
- a CDS encoding dihydrofolate reductase family protein, producing MGLIHVELFATLDLVGQAPGGPQEDPVGFPFGGWQAPLLDEVSGAQVAAAYEGTDALLLGRRTYDIFAAYWPQQEGGEDNEIATLFNDVPKYVASRGRPTLSWAGSTQLGPDLAGAVREIRDRHEQVKVVGSLNLVQTLLREKLFDRLDLWLHPVVLGVGKKVFDGGAVPTNLTLLEPPVASPKGIVFLRYGLADGTPATGDMTAPDRGVGRDD from the coding sequence ATGGGCCTCATCCACGTCGAGCTGTTCGCAACCCTCGATCTTGTCGGGCAGGCGCCCGGCGGCCCGCAGGAGGATCCGGTGGGGTTCCCGTTCGGCGGCTGGCAGGCGCCCCTGCTGGACGAGGTCAGCGGGGCGCAGGTCGCTGCCGCGTACGAGGGCACGGACGCCCTCCTGCTCGGCCGACGGACGTATGACATCTTCGCCGCCTACTGGCCGCAGCAGGAGGGCGGCGAGGACAACGAGATCGCCACACTGTTCAACGACGTCCCGAAGTACGTGGCTTCGCGTGGCAGGCCCACCCTGTCGTGGGCCGGGTCCACGCAGCTCGGCCCGGATCTGGCCGGCGCGGTGCGCGAGATCCGTGACCGGCACGAGCAGGTGAAGGTCGTCGGGAGCCTGAACCTGGTGCAGACCCTCCTGCGCGAGAAGCTCTTCGACCGTCTCGACCTGTGGCTGCACCCGGTCGTGCTCGGCGTGGGCAAGAAGGTGTTCGACGGTGGCGCGGTGCCCACGAACCTCACCCTCCTCGAACCGCCGGTGGCCAGTCCGAAGGGCATCGTGTTCCTGCGCTACGGGCTTGCCGACGGCACGCCCGCCACGGGAGACATGACCGCCCCCGATCGCGGTGTCGGGCGCGACGACTGA